A stretch of the Prochlorococcus marinus str. MIT 0918 genome encodes the following:
- a CDS encoding CPBP family intramembrane glutamic endopeptidase, with protein sequence MFFPILYLAGWLIAKFLAVFFYDLDLEDISLLGTIFSFIFFLLSLPSWVRLRWKQKESCYVLGLSFLDRQSFFRAFFRGFGWALGLIGIVLIPLLFSPWGSWVGQLNSADLVNAVFLGLGVGFAEELIFRGWLWSELNLFFNPQTAVLVQAGIFSFAHFLALLKSGLAFLELFALLFGLFLLGLVLALRRRLDRGVLSGCIGLHGGLVSIWFLINNSLVDLAPNTPSWLIGPGDYSPNPIGGIFGIVGLSCVLICYRTAFAIAGRPSSGERNASSKDAIP encoded by the coding sequence TTGTTTTTCCCTATTTTATATTTAGCTGGATGGCTAATAGCTAAATTTTTAGCCGTATTTTTTTATGACCTCGATTTAGAAGATATTTCTCTATTAGGTACAATTTTCAGTTTTATTTTTTTTCTTTTATCTTTGCCAAGTTGGGTCAGATTAAGATGGAAACAAAAAGAGAGTTGTTATGTTTTAGGCTTAAGTTTTTTAGATAGACAATCTTTTTTTAGAGCTTTTTTTAGAGGGTTTGGTTGGGCTTTGGGTTTAATCGGTATTGTTTTGATACCACTTTTGTTTAGCCCTTGGGGGAGCTGGGTAGGGCAATTAAATTCAGCTGATTTAGTAAATGCTGTTTTCTTAGGCCTTGGTGTTGGTTTTGCAGAAGAACTGATTTTCCGTGGTTGGCTATGGAGTGAATTAAATCTTTTCTTTAATCCTCAAACAGCTGTTTTGGTTCAGGCTGGAATTTTTAGCTTTGCTCATTTTCTTGCTCTTCTGAAATCAGGATTGGCTTTTTTAGAGTTATTTGCTCTTTTGTTTGGATTATTTTTGTTAGGCTTAGTTCTTGCTTTGAGAAGGCGCTTGGATAGAGGGGTTTTGAGTGGCTGTATTGGTTTGCATGGTGGCTTGGTATCAATATGGTTTTTAATTAATAATAGTTTGGTAGATCTTGCTCCAAATACACCTAGCTGGTTGATAGGGCCTGGGGATTATTCCCCTAACCCGATTGGTGGAATTTTTGGAATTGTTGGGTTATCTTGTGTTCTAATTTGTTATCGCACTGCTTTTGCCATTGCTGGACGACCCTCTAGCGGAGAACGTAATGCTTCATCCAAAGATGCAATTCCATAG
- the clpS gene encoding ATP-dependent Clp protease adapter ClpS, giving the protein MVEKVNVSPSGAPVIEKQAERVRQTSPRYKVLLHNDPVNSMDYVVNTLRQVVPQLSEQDATAVMLETHNTGIGLVITCDLEPAEFYSESLKAKGLTSTIEPET; this is encoded by the coding sequence ATGGTGGAGAAGGTAAATGTTAGCCCTAGTGGGGCACCAGTTATTGAGAAGCAGGCTGAAAGAGTGAGGCAGACATCTCCTCGATATAAGGTTTTGCTTCACAATGATCCTGTTAATTCAATGGATTATGTGGTCAACACTTTGCGTCAGGTTGTCCCACAATTAAGTGAGCAAGATGCCACTGCAGTAATGCTTGAAACGCACAATACTGGAATAGGTTTGGTTATTACTTGTGATCTTGAGCCTGCAGAATTTTATTCTGAATCTCTTAAGGCGAAGGGTTTAACAAGCACTATTGAACCAGAAACCTGA
- a CDS encoding LL-diaminopimelate aminotransferase — translation MVKVNSNYLKLKAGYLFPEISRRVNVFCEANSKADLIRLGIGDVTEPLPEACCRAMKLAIEDMESHKGFHGYGPEQGYLWLRETIAKNDFQSRGCDVSPEEIFISDGSKCDSSNILDILGQGNHIAVTDPVYPVYVDSNVMAGRTGSADSLGQYEGLSYIPLNAENNFEAEIPKKAVDLIYLCFPNNPTGSVASKDQLSKWVDYANEHDALILFDAAYEAFIQDSFIPHSIFEIDGARNCAIEFRSFSKNAGFTGTRCAFTVIPKTLKGKTANGDIVDLWSLWNRRQSTKFNGVSYIVQRGAEAVYSSEGRAQIKELVSFYMKNAEIIRDNLSGSGYTVYGGKHAPYVWIKTPTNIDSWQFFDFLLNKANIVGTPGSGFGAAGEGYFRLSAFNSRKNVEEAMRRISSL, via the coding sequence GTGGTTAAAGTCAACAGTAATTACCTGAAGCTTAAGGCTGGTTATCTCTTTCCTGAAATTTCTAGGAGAGTGAACGTTTTTTGTGAGGCTAACTCTAAAGCAGATTTGATAAGACTTGGTATTGGTGATGTGACTGAACCTTTGCCTGAGGCTTGTTGCAGGGCAATGAAATTAGCTATTGAAGATATGGAAAGCCATAAAGGCTTTCATGGCTATGGTCCAGAGCAAGGCTATTTATGGCTTAGAGAAACCATTGCTAAAAATGATTTTCAATCTAGAGGTTGTGATGTTTCTCCTGAAGAAATTTTCATTTCAGATGGTTCAAAATGTGATAGCAGCAATATTTTGGATATCCTAGGTCAAGGTAACCACATAGCAGTTACCGATCCTGTATATCCAGTTTATGTAGATAGTAATGTGATGGCTGGTCGAACTGGATCTGCTGACTCTTTAGGTCAATATGAAGGATTGTCTTATATACCATTGAACGCAGAAAATAATTTTGAAGCAGAAATACCTAAGAAGGCTGTAGATTTAATTTATTTATGCTTTCCTAATAATCCCACTGGTTCTGTTGCTAGTAAGGATCAATTGTCTAAATGGGTTGATTATGCAAATGAGCATGATGCGTTAATTCTTTTTGATGCTGCTTATGAAGCTTTTATTCAAGATTCATTTATCCCTCATTCGATATTTGAGATTGATGGTGCTCGAAATTGTGCGATTGAATTTCGGTCGTTTTCTAAGAATGCAGGTTTTACGGGAACACGCTGTGCCTTTACTGTGATACCTAAGACTCTCAAAGGGAAAACTGCTAATGGAGACATTGTTGATTTATGGTCTTTATGGAATAGGCGTCAAAGCACTAAATTCAATGGAGTGAGTTATATCGTTCAACGAGGTGCCGAAGCTGTCTATTCAAGTGAGGGAAGAGCTCAAATAAAGGAGCTTGTTAGTTTTTATATGAAAAATGCTGAAATTATTCGAGATAATTTATCTGGTTCTGGGTACACAGTCTATGGAGGGAAACATGCTCCGTATGTTTGGATCAAAACCCCAACGAACATAGATTCTTGGCAATTTTTTGACTTTTTACTTAATAAAGCAAATATTGTTGGGACGCCTGGGAGTGGGTTTGGTGCTGCTGGAGAGGGCTATTTTCGTCTTTCTGCTTTTAATAGTAGAAAGAATGTAGAAGAAGCGATGAGAAGAATCTCAAGTCTTTGA